GCTGTTATTTCTGCTCTAGCGGCTCCAAGCTGCAATAAACATTGTGCTGTTGAACCTCAGTTTTCCCAACCATCGTTTAACTGTTGCCTTTGGATTTTGGTAAATGTATTTACAGGCCCTGTTTGTCTGCACCGTAAAAAGACAGCTCTCCCGTTCTGCTGACTCCGTCTGAGTGGGCGTCCACCTGAGAACTGCAGCATCTGTGGTTTGAGtgtccttttgttttaaatcgTTTGAATATTTACGAAGCTCTCTCGTCCTATTAGGAACACGGAATGACATATTATCCCTTTTGAGAAAAGCAGCCACAAGAGACCACTCGTTATACTGAAGTCCGTGGGctgtttttacatatttttgtcaaacaatAAAATGTCTCATTAGTTCAATCACTAATCAGTAtatataatgatttttttttttgtgagtctCTGTGAACCGATGTTCTCCACggattaaaaataatgaaagggTGGTAAAGCTTTGAaaagttattgttattgtatagAAAATAGTTGATTCTCATCTGCAGTGTTTAGCATGTCCTTCCGCCCGCagtgtgccgccgccgcctcctcctcccaacctccctccctctggtgTGTGTAGACGGTTGAACAGTGAAATCCATTTAATCCTGGAGCGAAACATTGTTTTGTAAACGTTACCACTGATGAATTCAAGGTACATGTGCAGTTGAGGACCTTAGTTTGACCATGTGCTGACTGTCAAGATGATAAATTGCTCTCCAAACGCAGAAAGAATGGAGCAGgtaatattcaataaaaatgcAAGTTTCACTATCACACCAGTGTTATTTTCTCTCACggtttctcctcttccccccccccccccagttcctCTCAAGGCTCGACTACAGCACCTGACTCACCGTAAGGACCATAACCTATGCTACGGTGCAGCACCACCACACTCTGCTTACAACAACAGTAACGTGATAGTGTTCATTAAAGCCTTTGCCACATGAGAAAAATGAAGGACCAGTAACGGCCACTAACTTCACAACCATTCCTAATTGCCAATCAATGGCTGCAAGCCGAAATATAAGGCCGGAAAGTCGTCCAGCGAAGCGCTTAACAGCATGAGGGCGGTTAATGAGGGGCCGATCGCGGCTCCCGCATTGATTTGAATCCATTCTCTACGTTCAGTACctataaaatgtattcatcttCAGCGATTGAATGAAAAAGCCTCATCTCAAAATATTACAGATCACAGTAAACCACTGTTAACACACTTTCACTGGCGccgcaggttgtttttttttttttgttttcttagaAGAACTCCAAGTCCTTCAGCTGCTCGGAAAAAAGGTCCAGGCAAACACTGCGTCAGGGCTGCAACGTCAAATCTGCAACAAGGTTCCCGGGAAGTGGTaatcagaggagaaaaatgtcCAAGGCCCGGACCATCAGTCAGAATATAGCTGTGATCATAAAAAAAGGGCACAGCTGTAAATCTGCCTTGTGGATGATCTGAAGGAAGCTGCAAGGCTCTGTAGTTAAGGTCGGCAAGAACATGAAACTGTttaaagaaaagggagaaacgCTGACGTGACATGACGCACCGAGGATGCCGTGACGTGTGGAGTCGCCACACCTCCATCGAATGTGTTGCATAAAATATGCATAAACAGACTAAAACGATAAActaacacttaaaaaaaatgccagtgtACAACATCGCTGAAAGCCGCTGTTTACTCATTGTCTTGCAACTCAACAGATCTTTGACCAGTTTTGCGAAAAGAATAACGAGGGAAAGTCCAGAATGTGCGAAGCTTACACGCGGCCGTTTCTGCGTCCGGAAACATTGACTGGCGTCGGCTGAGTACTTATACCACCAATTACCAATTCACTTAGACCATTTTTAcggatttgtttttcactctgGCGTTTCAAAGTTTAATGTGATGACTATCAGAGCTTTATTACATCCGCGCCTCTTTTAAAGTTGGGGAGCGGGAAAAACTCCCAAGAAGTCCAGGAGGGGTTTGttacattcatatatatatatatattcactgtaaCCCAGTTATTGCATTGCAATGATAAGTTCTCTCCAGACTGCGAGATGGGAACAAAAAGTTTCATCCGCGGCATAATTCACTTATAAAGAATACCCAGCGCACGCTCAATATCTCGCCTTGCAATTGAAGAAGGATAAGGGCTGAAGCGTTTCCGCGGCGGTAATATTACATAGTTAACTGGCAGCTATTTCAATAGGCTCTCGGTGATTTATGCTCAGGCATTATGCTTCGGCCGCTCGCCCCTCAAAGTATAGggcgggggggacggggacgcgTCGCTTAATTGAGAGGATTTCCAGGGGCTTTGCGGCGGGAAAAGCTGCGAGCTAGCCCCGTCTCTCCGGGAGAATTGTATTCACGACGTCCTCCATCCCCGACGCGCTTGTCATCTCAGCCCTGGAATGATGTGTATTATTTTCCCCCTTCCCTCCTGACTCACTTTCATTCGCTGGGAGGCTGCAAATGCGCTCACTCCTCTTTAAATGTCTCCTCGGCATAATGAAGTAGCACATTATTTCCATGAATCAACAgcagtgcatgtttttttcccgcccTAATGGAGACTGGCGACAGGCGCTCGGTAATGGACAAGGTTAGCGGTTGCTATTATACAGTTAATATGGCTGACACTCGGAGAATACATGTAGTGCTTCGGGAATTAAGGAAGCTCTTCTGACAggttcatttttgtctttttgctaAGTTTTATTGTCAGTTAGCAAGTGTCTGAAATATAAGAACAAAACTAAAAGGGAGTTGGGTTTAATGGATGAAGGAGTGAAGTGAAGGAATCTTTGTCATGGCTGTAAACATTTGGAAACCAGACCCAAGAATCTGCAGCCGTGCTGAAAGCATTTTGCATAAACGCCATAAACCAGAGAAAATGTCTGCGCCAAATTTGATCATATTCCATGGAGAGTTGGTGATTTACTAGACGAGGAAATGTCAGGGAGTGACCAAAATCAACAGGATTCAAcatctggggaccatgaatgtcaaaTCCATCCAACAGTTGTTGTAATATTTCAATCGTGACCAAATTGGAGGGTCCCTTCAGCAGTGATTatgttttaaatgcaaatgtggtGTAATGTTACCAGGTAAATGTGATTTCCTGCAGTTCCTTTATCAGatgacatcccccccccccccacccccccacccccccttcgCGTTCTCCTCATGTTGTCTGATGCAATTTACGATAAGATAAACTTGACTGATCCCACGCCGGGGAAATgtacttgttacagcagcaaaaaaaaaaaaaaaatcaaaaagaggTAGACAAAAAAATGGGCAATAAATAGAGTCGagtaaaatgaaatacagaGTGTACAATTtgtatatacaatatacaatatactcAAAGCAGAGTGCAGTGGCACAGGGTGGTTACGGTTGTATTGCACTTTGTAGCCCGAAGAAGATGTGCACGTAATCATGAGTCACACTGCGCTGGTGTCAAAGTGTACGGCGGTTTACAGTTAACTTtacagtgaagaagaaaatgccGCCAAATGAATCTTAGAAGTTTCCACTTTGAATTCACTAAATGTCATCCTGGCTGTAAATGAAGGAGGTTCCACATCCCCACGCTGGTTTGTCATGTGCATGTACAGCGAACCTGTCGCAGCTCCGTGGGAACGGACGTGTCGTCGTGCAGCTGTCACAGATAGTGTCGTGCAGGAACCGCCGACAAGGCTCGGgctgtgtctcactgtctggCGAGAAGGTTGTTTGTGCGCTGCTCTCCAGAAACATGAAACCAAACATTGTGGCTCAGTCAATTCAACAGATCGCCTCGGTACAAAATTCCCTATTTGATTTCCTCTGAGAACAAAATAGACGCCCAATCGCTGAGGATGCTttagattttgatttattttgtgtgccGTGCCCCCATGTATGAATTAGACAATGTGACAATCTCTGTTATGAAATCTAAATTTGAGCTTCAGCtatttagagaaaaaaacattgagaaTCGGTTGTTTcgcattcattttgatttatttgtgtttgttgttgtttttaagaaaatttgccaaaaacaatatttacttattttcctTGCCATCCACACTGTGAGAGTAGAGTCAAAAGTTTTGATTAATTGGACAATACATGCAATTCAGATATGCCAACTTGGACTTACGGGAAGGGAGATGAATATTTCCCactatttttttgatattttatacccttttttttaactgatcaaaaaagaaataatctcaataatcaataatgaaaaacaattagttagttgcagccctgcaaTGCTCCTAAAATCAAATAACCTTACCCCAGGTTTCTGTTGTCTTAGTGACCACACGATGCATCCGTCCACacattatctataccgcttcaTCTTCAAAACCAAGAACCCCCTTGAACAGATAgactgataatgaaaataatatgtcGATGGAGCCCCACTTTGAGTTACTGTCAGTGAAGTTTTCAAATGTCCTTATGCTGTTTTGAGACTTTGCTGATTCAGAAACGAACTGACAGTCGTCCGAGGGAGTTTCTCAGACTGTAGGGTTAAAAGTGCTGTtgttttaccccccccccccccgtaccgCCTCCAACTTCACCCGCCCCAGACAGACACTCCATCGCTCCCTCTCACAAGGGGACGCGTCGACggcctgttgtcagtgtgggATGCTGTTATTTTGTGCTGCGTTCGGCACTAGAACGCGACATGCACATTCCGTACAGCTGCCTTGTCATCTCCGTATACATCTTATATTAGCTGAGGCTGTTGTGAAGCGCTGGGTTTTCCCAGGCACTCGGTGAGTCGTGTTGCTAGGAAACATACCTAGAGGACCGGGGGCGGAGGAGAGGTTTCGATGAGGAGGCAGGGTTCCCGGCTAGTTTCAGGTTCACATGGAAATAACTTCcagcatatttttgttttacgtGCCACAGGCATTGCCGTCCCAGTGGTAGAATATCGATTCACCTTGTTTAATTAAACCTTGTCATTATATGCTCTTGTGATctaatctgcatgtttttttttccttttttcttccaaagtTTTTCTTGTGCAGGTTTAAAACTGATGTTTCTTATTCATTGATTACTGAAAATACGGTGACAAATTCATAGTTAAGACTCTTCTGAGAGCAAGGGGACTGTTCTCTCATTGTCATACACACCAATGCTTATGTCTGCCAAATGACACATTGGCGTCTTGTTGGCTGTTTAAGCAGAACATTTATTTAGTAATTATAGCAACAGTATACATAATTCTCATGCAGCAAGGTGCATGATTAGTATTGGAGAGCTGCAACGGTCTGGATCCTGTGCATCCAGACAGTGGAAACGCTTTCCATCGCTTTGAGTCTAAAATCCGAAAGCCTCTGTATTTCTCAAATTCTGTGTGATTAAAAATCGATGCACTTATAAGATTCTGGATTttgatgtatatatttttttttttttgcctccccAGAAAGCTGCTcacagagaagagaggtggCTTGACGATGGGTGGCTGTATTGAGTAACGCTGCAGGGATCATGTCTGAAGCAAGGCTGCCCTCGTCTGGATGATACTTTCAGTGCAGCCTGCCGCCCACAGCACACTGACATGAGCAATGACCTCATGCAAACCTTTGAACTTGAGTATATATAATTTGAAGGGCACATTAATAGTCTTGGCACCACCGGCAGTCCCGCTGCATCCAATCGGGTCCCCGGTGTTCCTGCACCATGTGAACGCAGGTTGGCCTAATTGAAGTTCCTCTGCTCACAGCCGCTCACTCTCCAACGTGCCACGTTTCTGTATTTAAAGGCGGCACCGGAGAAACAGCGGTGACAGAGTGTAATTAACCTCTCTGCAGCTGACGGTGAGCCTGGCACAGTGTGATTTTTGGTTCAAACAGAACCAGCCAcatctgatctctctctctctctctctctctccaaggaTGTAACCAGGAGCAGAGGTGTAAATCTGCCCCGGCGGAGGAGAGAATGAAGCTCATGCAACCACAGCAGCGGTGGAGCAGGAGGCCGGGGCTGGCTCCCGGAGACGAGACAAACTGTCGGGGCCAAAACTGTAATTGGTCAGAGGGGGAACATCTAATTACGAAGAaacagatccccccccccccccccttcctcggCCCCTCGCAGGTAGACGGATACCGTGAGATATTTATGTGCTGACGATATTTTGGATTTGAAATTGGGGGCTACTGAGGCAAATGCCTCCGAAGAGTCGCCCTCTGCACAAAAAGAAGTTTTGCTTGTTTTGACTTTTGCCAAATGTTTTGGTCCGGAGTTTGACGCCGGGAAACTGTTTTCACGTTTCATCTGCTGAAAGGGAGTTTCTCAGTCTCTTGCATAGAAGtgtattgggttttttttttatccttcctTTACAGGGAGCACTTGCATCATGCTGCAGCTGTGCGTTTAAAATTCtgtacattcttttttttccccctaacaTCCATACaagttattaaaatgacacTGTTCTTGAAGTGTACAGTGTAAAGCTCAGTTGGTAGTATAAAAAGACTACTTTTTGTAAAAGACTATAAATAAAGACTGCTCGACCGCTCGATCGAAGGATGCTCCGGGGCCGGGCGAGCTGCGGCACCTGCCAAGTTTCAGATCACATCACTTCATGTGTCTTTAATCCCTCTGAGTTCAGAGCTGAGCCGGATTAACTTTGTGCACCAGCTTTTATTTTCACATGTCACTCCTGCGTCCGGACATTAGCTCAACCTGTGTTGTCTGCAGCTGGGATCGGCTCCCATCACCCCTGTGACCCTCAGAGGATAATGAAGGTAAGGATAATGGATGGCTGGATGTCTCTTGTCTGCtgtgtctttcttcctccacaGGGGGGAGACTCTGAGAGGGAGAGGCCCCTGGCTACACAACGGGGGatcattttgtttacagtcaaatTGGATGACTTTTAACTGGgccttttatgattttattgGCCTTAAGTGCATCTATTAGTCAGGTAATTACTCCAAAGCAATGAACAGGTAGCAGTTGTCTAATTCATACGCACACATGATTAAATATGAGGCTGTGTAGATAGATCAATAGATAGATGTAAAGTTTTGGTCCTAGATGGGGAAATTATGGTAACAAGGTATCATGCCCACGACACACcatggatatatatattttttaatataagaaATAAAGATATAAGGACTGCGATAATATACAaattaaaggaataaaaatgtacaaattgtaCATGGTAATAGTGCAAGTGTGCAATCAGTTACAAACATGGTAACAGGGAAGGTGCAAAGGTGTCGGGATCTGTGTTATTCGGCAGAGGGTCCAGGGTGTTCTCCGTCAGACAGCGGTGGAGTGTTGTTCATTTCATCATTGTACATTTCAGCAGGTATTTATCTCTAATACCAGCAGTAAAATGTGCTGAATGGAAAAGTGGCAGTGAGGCTGATTCCTCCATCACctgcagcagtgtttttctctctctctctctctctctctctctgaagggGCCTGCGGCGGCCCTGACCTCGCCTTGATTGACTTGATCTCCCAAAGAAAAGCTCCCATGACCTCAAAAAGCTCAAGGAAACAGGGGGATGAAGACAGACATGGCAGGGTaacaatagacacacacacacacacacagtcagcatgTTGGAATCATAACTTCACAATGACATGGAGGCTTGAGGTTGAGCCACATTTGACAATTCTGAACTTCATCTGAGAGAAAAGGATGAAACACTCCTGGTTTCTgatgtctgccttttttttttatcttttttttaatgaagaccAATGCATGAGAACTAGAATGATACTCGTTGTTAAGAGCTCAGCAACGCAAAACTCCCCCTTGAGAATATGAATAGTAAAAGTGTCCAACTGAGGAGGGTCTTCTCGGCCTCTGCTCCAGTGGTGCAGTGATTCGGATGTCCATGTCAGCAGTCAATTAGCTGCGCTGGGTGTTGGACACCGGACAGGTTGTGCTGTTTCCATGTGGGGGGGgttaaaagcccccccccccgcccccgaagACCACTGCTGGCCACCGCTGTACAGCCAAGTGGTCGGGGACAACACCTCGGAGGCAAACAATTACACCAAGGTcatggagaggaggaatgtgCAGGGGTCCTGCAGCGCCGCGCTCCCCCTCGCAGACCTGTGCGCATTTCAAATGTTGGGCTTCGCTTGGAAATGTAAGCTCCGGTTGTGTGAGTGAGATATTGAAAGTGTTTACCAGACAGTTAAAtgagaaaaggtttttttcgGCAAACTTCATAAAGTTTCGGTGGGCTGCTGCTGTCGCCGTTCAGTCGAAACTCGGACCTTTTACGCACCAGACATGCGCAGATCCACCAGGCCTGGCACTGTCCCCTCTCTCCaattcaatgaaataaaattataaacaGTGCAAGCAAACTCTCTTACTAGCCCCTAGCACTTCCGTATTCggaattacattaaaaaaaactattttttgtttattccagCAGGAGGAtatgaattttattttcttcacatttcacttgaagtcatttattttgattttacaaGGTTAGTTAGAGAACTGACATAAGTGGCCTGGTTTTTATTTAACATGGCAGATACATGTGCGTTTCTGCTGCGGGGGGaagaggtggtgtgtgtgtgtgtgtgtgtaggggggggggggggggtccttccACGAGTCACTTGTTGACACTAAACTCGCGGCACTTGTGAAGTGTTTATTGCGAACGCATTTCTTTTAGTAGGAACGTTCCCTCTTGTTTGGGTTTGACACTGTCCCGCAGAAAGTTCAGCGAGTTCAGACTTTGGTGACAATCAGTGCGCAACAGCGTGTGAATCATACAGGCGATTCTATTGTTATTCAAGCTGCCAGAGCCCTTATTTAGTTCTCATCGAGGCGCTGATAAAGGGCTACTTCAAACACAATGTTGTGAAATTAAAGTTGATAAATCCCTGTCACTAATAAGCGACGAGCCCCTAATAACAGAGAGATTTAATTTTGCATTAAAAGACATATATTATATGACACATAATGtatctcaaaaacaaatatcaagcaaaattgaatacatttggaGACTGTAAGCGATCAGGACAAATGTTCATGCTGGTGACATCCGGCACCTTTTCAAACTTCTGAAATCAAATGGCCTCATAAGTCTCCTCTGTACTTCACGTGGGTCTTTGCTGTTTTGATCAAAGTGTCTTGAATTTCGCCGCGGTCGAGATAAACTCCGGTGCGTAATTACGCACGGGGTTAATGCCACTGGCGTTGATCACTGAACGTACCTGAGGTCCAAGCTCAGCTGCGTCGACAGTTAACATGCAGTTTCGATGCCCATTGATACGGAGATTCGGTCCAAGGACTGCGTCGTTACgcgacagaggagagaggtgtgACCAATCCCGAAACTTTCCTTCGATGGGGGCTACCTGTAGAGGCTCCGGGCGCCGCGCATAAATACGCCTCCTCCCTCCGAGGACGAGCTCAGTCCTcagggagagacacagagaccaAAATTCGCTTTTTGGGGGGAACCTTGGCTATAGCGCGGATTATGAACGCTTTTGGACACCAACCATCGAACCAGCAGAGCAGCCCCATTCAGCACCAATGCGCCCAGGAGCTCCTGGACATGGCCGTGTACTGCGACAACTACGGTGTGTACCAGCAGaacctgcaccaccaccaccaccacccccagaGGCCGCCGACGCACCCCCCCGGGTACGGCCTCGGGGAGTACACGTCCCCCTCCGCGAACCCGTACCTGTGGCTGAACGGAGCCGGCATCAACTCGTCGCCCTATCTCCCCGGGAACAGTGGCGCGTCCTACCTCCAGTCCGGATACGGCTCCAACCAGAGGCAGTTCCTGCCGCCGCCCAGCGGCTTCGGCGGCGCGGACCTGGGCTGGTTGTCCATCTCCAGCCAGCAGGAGCTCTTCAAGATGGTGCGGCCGCCGTACTCCTACTCGGCGCTGATCGCCATGGCCATCCAGAACACCCAGGACAAGAAGTTGACCCTGAGTCAGATCTACCAGTACGTGGCTGACAACTTCCCCTTCTACAAGAAGAGCAAGGCCGGGTGGCAGAACTCGATCCGCCACAACTTGTCGCTGAACGACTGTTTCAAGAAGGTGGCGCGGGACGAGGACGACCCCGGTGAGTctttggatgatgatgatgatgatgatggtggtggttgttgttgttgttgttgttgttgttgttgttgttgccagaATCAAGAAGTTTTGTGTGGATTGTTTTACTCGCCGTTCTTCGGTAACTTGCTTTGAATGTGTGGTGCGTAATTGGTTCTCGTAAAGTTAAGTTAAACAACTTGTTCGCCCCGTTGTCACGTGTTAAAGGAAACATTCAAGTGGAAAAGTGGTCATTCAAAAAAATCTGGGAAATGTAAGATGCATCATGTTTGCCAGCCACATATTTAaccctggttcttctctctcttttgtcaaTCGTCCAGGCAAAGGGAACTACTGGACACTGGACCCCAACTGCGAGAAGATGTTCGACAACGGCAACTTCAGgcggaagagaaagaggagagcggACGTCGGCGCGCCGGACGGCGGCGCGCTGCCCGCCAAGTCCGACGACGCGGCGCACAAGCTCTCCGACACCGCCAGCCTGCTGAGCTCCTCCCCGCCCAGCCTGCACGGGTCCCCGGCCTCCACGGAGCCCAAGTCGTCGCCGCCCCCCTCCGCGGAGCACAGCCCGTGTTACGGCAACTTCGTGTCCAGTGTGAACTCGCTGctggcgggcggcggcggctccacCGATGCGTCCCGGGGCGCGGAGCGCGACTACGGCGGCGCGCACCTCGGCGCTTTGCCCCAGAGCAGAGAGGGCCTGTCCGGCCTGGGCTCCTACTCGCCCACGTTAACGTCGCCGCTGAACTCTGACAGCAACAGAATGAACTACTACACGTCCGTGCAGAGCCTCTCCAACCACTTCAGTGTGAACAACCTCATATACAGCCGGGAAGGAACGGAGGTGTAAGGGGCCTGAGCCGCTTCCAccgggaaagaaaaaagtaattcatCTCTCGTTGTTGACCTTCACATTTCTTGTATATAGCCCAGTGTTGTCACCTCTCACTCACTGGTGTGGCAGGCCTCACTGTAACACTGCCACTGGGATTAAACTGGTGCTTCTCCCACGGTAATCCtcctctatatatatatatatatatatatatatatatatatatatatatatatatatttcagtgtattagaaaaagtaaaaactgcCACTGCTCCATTACAGAACAAACATGTTTAGTTTTAGAACATGATTCACTTCACACAGACATGTGTCCTGTGAACTGACGGATACATGTACTTATTTTATTATGAGACCTCCTGTAGCTGCTCAGTTGGGCCTCGACCACCCCTGTCATAGAGAAgaccacgaagaagaagacgcatATGTACagagattattttcataaggAGAAACTTGACGTGTATTTTAGGCtgatgtgtgttctgtgttttatttaaactcGTGTCGATGTTTGAataaaagtcatttattttaactcACACCGTCGCGGCTCGTGTGTCATTTTCATACACAAACTAATCCAGGTGACATTTGCTTTAGATATTAATTTATCATACTTTCAAGTCGAAAACCACTTTCATATTCCCGCTGAGACTCAAACAGTCTTATCAACTTTATTCTGCTGTGTTCTACTTTTCAACCCATTTACATAAAGCCGCCTTTATGACGTCACTATATTTGATCCTATTGTATAATTCCAGATTCACACAAAGCACAACAGGCCCTCCTCGaccctctcttttcattttgtgaaaatgaaaaaaaaaattaaaaatggaggccccactgtgtgtgtgtcttcacagcTCCTGTCAGGCCgatgcaaatttaaaaacaaaaaacggacGCACAAATATTCCTCCAACGATTTTGTGGTGCTGTAAGGAAGTAAACCGCGCCGCCTAATAATGCTCCCGAGGCTGTCGGGACGTCCCAAGTCAAGTGCGAGCACCAAAGTGTGCGAGGCAGAGACATTTTCCGCTTGTCGCTTCCAATGGCCCCGTTTCAACGGGCATTCGGACCTTTAACTTATTTCCACCAAGGTTCAGAAGTTCAGCGTTTTCGTCTGGACTGGATGTGAACCTGCTTGCTGAGTGTCCCACCTGTCCCCGTCTATTCCCAAAGTCCTGTCACGCACAGCGATGCCCgtctcgcgtgtgtgtgtgtgtgtgtgtgtgtcaatgtgaaTCCTGGGATTTCGgatttgttgttgtcgttttttttgttgttgttgttttttcccccctgtatTGGGAACCCCTGTGGAAGAGCATCTGCGGAACAATTGACGGCAGAGTTCAACGGCATGAAATGTGCTTTTGTTGTGCCCGTGAccccggggggtggggggtggggggggggacacgacagAAAGCATGCTACCGGGGAGGAAATATTAAACAGCCCACGCACAGGGAATGTTCAAGTGATTTAACACCCCGCTCCTGTCTTATTTTCAGACAATATGGATACGCACGGAATCAAAGCCtgtaaataaaaggaaacaccTCTTAATTGGTTGGTAATTGAATTCACTCAGGCGCTCTGTGGTCGGGAATAAAAGGGAAATTAATTGACAAGACATTCGTGCCCCTTGTTGGAACACAATGGAAGCTGGCAATTCAAGAGATCCCCTCCTGGgctcaaatgaaaatattgccATCTGAAGATCTGGGAACAAATTATCTCCCTCGGGCCACATTTCGCTCCATTATCTGTGGAGCAGGGCCGCGGACCGGACAAAGAGGATTTTTGTCAAACAGGAGCAGGTTCTCACAGTAGCTaaccagtttttttctcctgaaatcCTCATTGCGCCCGGTGAATGGAGGATAAAGCTCGTTCAGAGGCCCTTTCGTTCTTATTACTGTCATTTTTCTTGAGCCCTCAGTTTCGGTTGGTCACTGTGTCTCACCCGGTGTGGAATTGTCAGGATACATTAATTCAGTGTTACATgcggggagggaaaaaagttaatttaCCCGAGTGCTGTGCCTCGGAACAGATTTTCAGATACTCGTGGTTCACTTGCGTTGCCTTGTTAAACCTCTAATCGGTTTTTCACTCCACTACTTTTATTCGACAGCTTTAGTCAGTAGTTCATTTGCTTGTTCAGGAATTTATTGTTGATCAGTTTTCATTGTCACAGATTATATATTATTGACacaataatatacaatctgTGTATTCATCGGAAATGGGCCACTCTGCATAATCCATACTTTTGGTACTTGGAATAATATTTCTACGccaatatttatgtatttaagtGATGTTTTGTATGTCATATTTCTATTTGTAATGGAATGTGTTGCTACTTTTACTTCTGGCATCAATATGCCTGCATGAAAACAAGCAACACATCCACATCCGGTGCATCCACCAGTTTTCCCGAGTTTCCCCTCTCAGTTTCTCTGAAACGTAACGCTCCGGCGCCCCTGGTGCCTACAGGGCACCTTGAGCTGGTCTCACATGAATATCACTCAGGCCTCCGTGTCT
This Scophthalmus maximus strain ysfricsl-2021 chromosome 16, ASM2237912v1, whole genome shotgun sequence DNA region includes the following protein-coding sequences:
- the foxi1 gene encoding forkhead box protein I1; protein product: MNAFGHQPSNQQSSPIQHQCAQELLDMAVYCDNYGVYQQNLHHHHHHPQRPPTHPPGYGLGEYTSPSANPYLWLNGAGINSSPYLPGNSGASYLQSGYGSNQRQFLPPPSGFGGADLGWLSISSQQELFKMVRPPYSYSALIAMAIQNTQDKKLTLSQIYQYVADNFPFYKKSKAGWQNSIRHNLSLNDCFKKVARDEDDPGKGNYWTLDPNCEKMFDNGNFRRKRKRRADVGAPDGGALPAKSDDAAHKLSDTASLLSSSPPSLHGSPASTEPKSSPPPSAEHSPCYGNFVSSVNSLLAGGGGSTDASRGAERDYGGAHLGALPQSREGLSGLGSYSPTLTSPLNSDSNRMNYYTSVQSLSNHFSVNNLIYSREGTEV